In Alphaproteobacteria bacterium, one DNA window encodes the following:
- the rsmD gene encoding 16S rRNA (guanine(966)-N(2))-methyltransferase RsmD, protein MRVIGGVYGGQRLTASSSSQVRPTSDKVREAVFDILEHRDWVRAGSVLKDARVLDACCGTGALGIEALSRGAAHASFADNAQSSLRTTHGNLAGLSIPPERFHLIRADILKIPPAAQPCQLIFLDPPYRQDIPARVLPVLMRQGWLADGAMVVVETAALETLPLPPGLELRLDRRYGDTRIHIISLMQSEETNKSL, encoded by the coding sequence ATGCGGGTTATCGGCGGAGTTTACGGGGGGCAAAGGCTGACGGCATCGTCCAGCTCCCAGGTGCGCCCGACCAGCGACAAAGTGCGCGAGGCGGTCTTTGATATTTTGGAACACCGCGACTGGGTGCGCGCGGGTTCGGTGCTTAAAGACGCGCGGGTGCTGGATGCCTGTTGCGGCACCGGGGCGCTGGGGATCGAGGCCCTCTCGCGCGGGGCGGCGCATGCCAGTTTCGCCGATAACGCCCAATCTTCGCTGCGCACCACGCATGGCAATTTGGCCGGGTTGTCGATCCCACCCGAACGCTTTCACCTCATCCGCGCTGATATTTTGAAAATTCCCCCCGCCGCGCAGCCCTGCCAACTGATCTTCCTGGACCCGCCCTATCGCCAGGACATCCCCGCGCGGGTCTTGCCCGTCTTGATGCGTCAAGGCTGGCTGGCCGATGGTGCCATGGTGGTGGTCGAAACCGCCGCCCTTGAAACCTTGCCCCTGCCCCCAGGGCTGGAATTGCGCCTGGATCGACGTTATGGCGATACGCGCATCCATATTATCTCGTTGATGCAAAGCGAAGAAACCAATAAATCCTTGTAA
- a CDS encoding ABC transporter permease, with protein sequence MAANSHLPVKASAVESESGPTLVERFLGTIGRTFLDFLQATGRFGLFTGRSLSAIVQPPIYVRQLLRQMVEIGYYSLPVVGLTALFTGMVLALQSHTGFARFQAEGAVATVVVLSMTRELGPVLGGLMVAGRIGASMAAEIGTMRVTEQIDALMTLSANPHKYLIVPRLLAGVLMLPLLVLVADIVGVFGGFLISVYQLDFNAATYLQRTIDYLKTEDVVLGLVKGAVFGFIITLMGCYCGFASKGGAQGVGRATTNAVVSASILILLFNYVLTGLFFSR encoded by the coding sequence ATGGCTGCAAACTCTCATCTTCCTGTGAAAGCATCGGCGGTCGAGTCGGAGTCGGGTCCGACCCTGGTCGAACGGTTTTTGGGCACGATAGGCCGCACGTTCTTGGACTTCCTCCAGGCGACGGGGCGCTTTGGTCTGTTCACGGGCCGCTCTTTGTCGGCGATCGTGCAGCCGCCGATCTATGTCAGGCAGTTGTTGCGGCAGATGGTGGAGATTGGCTATTACTCCCTCCCGGTCGTGGGGCTGACGGCGTTGTTCACCGGCATGGTGTTGGCGCTGCAAAGCCACACCGGATTCGCGCGCTTCCAGGCCGAAGGCGCGGTGGCAACGGTCGTGGTGCTGTCGATGACGCGCGAATTGGGGCCTGTCTTGGGCGGCTTGATGGTGGCGGGACGCATCGGCGCCTCGATGGCGGCCGAGATCGGCACCATGCGCGTGACCGAGCAGATCGATGCCTTGATGACCCTTTCGGCCAATCCCCATAAATATCTTATCGTGCCGCGCCTATTGGCCGGCGTGCTGATGCTGCCCTTGCTGGTGCTGGTGGCCGATATCGTCGGCGTGTTCGGCGGGTTTTTGATCAGCGTCTATCAGCTGGACTTCAACGCCGCGACCTATCTGCAAAGGACCATCGATTACCTCAAGACCGAGGATGTCGTGCTGGGCTTGGTCAAGGGGGCCGTCTTTGGCTTTATCATCACCTTGATGGGGTGTTATTGCGGCTTCGCCTCGAAGGGCGGCGCGCAAGGCGTTGGCCGCGCGACGACCAATGCCGTGGTTTCGGCTTCCATCTTGATCTTGCTGTTCAACTACGTCTTGACCGGGCTGTTCTTCTCCCGCTGA
- a CDS encoding YebC/PmpR family DNA-binding transcriptional regulator, with amino-acid sequence MSGHSQFKNIMHRKGAQDAKRARAFTRIAREISASVRGGAADPGSNPRLRAAMEAARTANMPRERIERAVRSALPGAAGTVPDDVRYEGYGPGGVAIIVEAMTDNRNRTASELRTTFSKRGGSLGETNSVAYMFERIGRVVYPASAGTPDAVLEAAIDAGAQDAVFDGEIHEITGPQDKLGDLRDALESALGTPQEARLAWRPVMRAPVTDLATAQSLLGLLEALDELDDVQRVETNAEIEPDILDQLEKG; translated from the coding sequence ATGTCTGGACACTCACAGTTCAAAAACATCATGCACCGCAAGGGCGCTCAAGACGCCAAGCGGGCGCGCGCCTTCACCCGTATCGCGCGGGAAATCTCGGCTTCGGTGCGCGGCGGCGCGGCGGATCCGGGGTCTAACCCGCGCCTGCGCGCCGCGATGGAGGCCGCCCGCACGGCCAATATGCCGCGTGAGCGCATCGAACGCGCCGTCCGCTCCGCCCTTCCCGGCGCGGCGGGGACGGTGCCCGATGATGTGCGCTATGAAGGCTATGGCCCCGGGGGCGTTGCGATCATTGTCGAGGCCATGACCGACAATCGCAACCGCACCGCTTCGGAACTGCGGACCACTTTTAGCAAAAGAGGCGGCTCGTTGGGCGAGACCAATTCGGTGGCTTATATGTTCGAACGCATTGGCCGCGTGGTCTATCCCGCCTCTGCCGGCACGCCCGATGCCGTGTTGGAGGCAGCCATCGATGCGGGGGCCCAAGACGCGGTTTTCGACGGCGAGATTCACGAAATCACCGGCCCCCAAGACAAATTGGGCGATCTGCGCGACGCCTTGGAATCCGCCCTGGGCACGCCGCAAGAGGCCCGCTTGGCCTGGCGGCCCGTGATGCGCGCGCCCGTGACCGATTTGGCGACAGCCCAAAGCCTGCTGGGCTTATTAGAGGCGCTGGACGAGCTGGACGACGTGCAACGTGTTGAAACAAATGCGGAAATAGAGCCCGATATCCTGGATCAATTAGAGAAAGGCTGA
- a CDS encoding rRNA pseudouridine synthase, which produces MDLAKSKAAGQSRGKPKDQAAVEAPPASADTKERIARRLARAGLCSRRDAERWIEQGRVVLNGKVLTSPAITVGPGDSVVVDGKPLNAPEPTRLWRYHKPAGLMTTARDPQGRPTVFDHLPPSLPRVVSVGRLDFPSEGLLLLTNDGALSRHLELPSTGWRRVYRVRVHGVPAPGALDRLAQGITVDGVRYGPVQAFLERQQGGSNAWLQVSLTEGKNREVRKLMAHLDLIVTRLIRVAYGPFQLGKLNVGSADEISGLVLRQQIPSYFNKEDEPGRG; this is translated from the coding sequence ATGGACTTAGCAAAATCAAAGGCCGCTGGCCAGTCCCGAGGGAAACCCAAGGACCAAGCCGCTGTGGAAGCCCCCCCCGCAAGCGCCGACACGAAAGAGCGCATCGCGCGTCGTTTGGCGCGGGCGGGGCTGTGTTCGCGCCGCGATGCCGAACGCTGGATCGAACAGGGCCGCGTGGTCTTGAACGGCAAGGTGCTGACCAGCCCGGCCATCACGGTGGGGCCTGGGGACTCAGTGGTCGTGGACGGCAAGCCGCTGAACGCGCCCGAACCCACACGCCTGTGGCGTTATCACAAACCGGCCGGATTGATGACCACGGCGCGCGACCCACAAGGCCGCCCGACGGTGTTCGACCATCTGCCGCCCAGCCTGCCGCGCGTGGTGTCGGTGGGACGGCTGGACTTCCCCAGCGAAGGCCTATTGCTGCTGACCAATGACGGCGCGTTGTCGCGGCATCTGGAATTGCCCAGCACCGGCTGGCGACGGGTTTATCGCGTGCGGGTGCATGGTGTGCCCGCCCCTGGCGCGCTGGATCGTCTGGCCCAGGGCATTACGGTGGATGGCGTACGCTATGGCCCCGTTCAGGCGTTCTTAGAGCGGCAGCAAGGCGGCAGCAACGCTTGGCTTCAGGTATCCTTGACCGAGGGCAAAAACCGCGAGGTGCGCAAATTGATGGCGCATCTGGATTTGATCGTCACACGGCTGATCCGCGTGGCCTATGGGCCGTTCCAGCTGGGCAAGCTGAATGTGGGGTCCGCCGACGAGATTTCAGGGCTTGTGCTGCGTCAGCAGATCCCCTCCTATTTCAACAAAGAAGACGAACCGGGACGAGGCTAA
- the tldD gene encoding metalloprotease TldD (responsible for the proteolytic maturation of the E. coli pMccB17 plasmid-encoded microcin B17, an exported protein that targets the essential topoisomerase II DNA gyrase; degrades the E. coli plasmid F-encoded CcdA) — MTSTPADASFAVLNGLDVDSARQSVSEALNGADDGELFVECAASESLVWDDGHLRSASFRQHRGMALRALAGEACVLAHGSEVGHEALDRAGQTVRQALAGRNGVWDSTPIQAAGPCVAEAGDPLREGTMPQRLALLAEMDGLLRARDPRVRQVSLSWNAEIQDVAILRPDGQIVTDHRPLVRAGVNVVLRQGERQESGSGNAGGRGGFDSWLSMDSWQVLMDEALLNASRALESIPAPAGEMTVVLGPGWPGVLLHEAVGHGLEGDFNRRGSSAFAGMVGQRVAAPGVTVVDDGSLPGRRGSLTVDDEGTPTQRTVLIEDGILKGYLQDRLNGRLTGVASTGNGRRQNYACRTMPRMTNTFMLSGVHDPAEIIASVPNGIYATHFGGGQVDITSGQFVFDATQAFLIENGRIGAPLKGVSLIGAGSRVLQRISMIGHDSQMDPGIGFCGKEGQTVPVGVGLPTIRLDGITVGGQKF, encoded by the coding sequence ATGACTTCAACACCGGCTGACGCCTCTTTTGCGGTTCTGAATGGACTGGATGTCGACTCAGCGCGGCAGAGTGTCAGCGAGGCTTTGAACGGCGCGGATGACGGCGAGCTGTTCGTCGAGTGCGCGGCAAGCGAGAGCCTTGTGTGGGACGATGGACATTTGCGCAGCGCCAGTTTCCGCCAGCATCGGGGAATGGCCTTGCGTGCCTTGGCTGGTGAGGCATGCGTATTGGCGCATGGCAGCGAGGTCGGTCATGAGGCGCTGGATCGCGCAGGTCAGACCGTAAGACAGGCCCTGGCGGGGCGGAATGGCGTGTGGGACTCCACGCCGATCCAGGCGGCAGGGCCTTGCGTGGCGGAAGCCGGCGATCCCTTGCGTGAAGGAACGATGCCTCAACGTCTGGCTTTGCTGGCCGAGATGGATGGCCTATTGCGCGCCCGCGATCCGCGTGTGCGGCAAGTCAGCCTCAGCTGGAACGCCGAGATTCAAGACGTGGCCATTTTACGCCCGGACGGGCAGATCGTGACCGATCATCGGCCCTTGGTGCGGGCCGGCGTCAATGTGGTGCTGCGTCAGGGCGAGCGTCAAGAAAGCGGCAGCGGCAATGCGGGCGGACGCGGCGGTTTCGACTCGTGGCTATCCATGGATTCGTGGCAAGTCTTGATGGACGAAGCCTTGCTGAATGCCTCGCGCGCGCTTGAATCCATTCCTGCCCCGGCGGGCGAGATGACCGTGGTGCTGGGGCCGGGCTGGCCCGGCGTGCTGTTGCATGAGGCGGTCGGGCATGGACTGGAAGGCGATTTCAACCGACGCGGCAGTTCCGCTTTTGCCGGGATGGTGGGCCAGCGCGTGGCCGCACCGGGCGTGACCGTGGTCGATGACGGCAGCTTGCCGGGACGGCGCGGATCCCTGACCGTGGACGACGAAGGCACCCCCACGCAGCGCACCGTGTTGATCGAGGACGGCATCCTCAAGGGCTATTTGCAGGACCGGCTGAATGGCCGCCTGACCGGCGTGGCCTCGACCGGCAATGGTCGGCGTCAGAATTATGCCTGCCGTACAATGCCACGCATGACCAATACCTTCATGCTTTCTGGCGTCCATGATCCGGCCGAGATCATCGCCAGCGTCCCCAACGGAATCTATGCCACGCATTTTGGCGGCGGACAGGTGGATATCACCTCGGGGCAATTCGTTTTCGATGCCACCCAGGCCTTTCTGATCGAGAACGGTCGTATAGGTGCCCCTTTGAAAGGCGTTAGTCTGATCGGCGCGGGATCGCGGGTGCTGCAGCGTATCTCCATGATCGGCCATGACAGCCAGATGGATCCGGGTATCGGATTTTGTGGCAAAGAGGGGCAGACTGTGCCTGTGGGGGTGGGGTTACCCACTATCAGGCTTGACGGCATCACCGTCGGGGGACAAAAATTTTAG
- a CDS encoding DUF1653 domain-containing protein, with amino-acid sequence MLAAAQEDPTPTHRHYKGGLYRVLGEAIHSETLQDMVVYQNCKDGRVWVRPKDMFNEQLPDGTWRFAPILSDAS; translated from the coding sequence ATGTTGGCCGCCGCGCAGGAAGATCCCACGCCCACGCATCGCCACTATAAAGGCGGCTTATATCGTGTGTTGGGGGAGGCCATTCATTCTGAAACTTTGCAAGACATGGTGGTGTACCAGAATTGTAAGGACGGTCGCGTATGGGTGCGGCCCAAGGATATGTTTAACGAGCAGTTGCCCGATGGCACTTGGCGCTTTGCGCCTATTCTCTCAGATGCCTCATAA
- a CDS encoding PleD family two-component system response regulator translates to MSARILVVDDNPLNVKLLSAKLTREYYTVLTADNGAQTLTVAAAELPDLILLDVMMPEMDGFETCLKLKLNPETRHIPVVMVTALSDVSDRVKGLEAGANDFLTKPINDIALLARVRSLLRFKLTLDEWRLRQGIAENVGACLTSSDSAPAPDSLVGSRILLLDDDTHAAEHFDRALQREGVQTTMTQSASDVLAAAEHGYDVVILDLSITREDPLRLVAEMRAHEASRTLPMLMLSDDSDLGRVVRGLDLGASDYLMKPVDDHELIARLRLQVQQKRYHERLRRDYTSNMMLAVVDPLTAAFNRRYLETTLPRLLDRSHNGSHPLCLSIVDLDHFKLVNDRYGHAAGDDILRELVRCLQVGLRPSDIVARLGGEEFAIVMPGTTLELGASVVERLRQKLAATTINVGIPGGITVTASFGIADNVGGADMASLLARADKALYRAKESGRNKVEVEETPQGV, encoded by the coding sequence GTGTCTGCGCGCATCCTGGTGGTGGATGACAACCCGCTGAATGTCAAACTGCTCTCGGCCAAGCTGACACGGGAATACTATACCGTTCTGACGGCAGATAACGGCGCGCAGACCTTGACCGTAGCGGCGGCAGAACTTCCCGATCTGATCTTGCTGGATGTGATGATGCCCGAGATGGACGGGTTCGAGACGTGCCTAAAGCTTAAACTCAATCCGGAAACGCGCCATATCCCTGTTGTGATGGTGACGGCCTTGTCCGATGTCAGCGACCGTGTGAAGGGGCTCGAGGCCGGAGCCAATGATTTTCTGACCAAACCGATCAACGATATCGCTTTGTTGGCGCGGGTAAGGTCGCTGTTGCGCTTCAAGCTAACTTTGGATGAATGGCGCTTACGTCAGGGCATTGCGGAGAATGTCGGTGCGTGCCTGACCTCCAGCGACAGCGCCCCCGCGCCCGACTCGTTGGTCGGCAGCCGCATCCTGCTGTTAGATGACGACACGCACGCGGCAGAGCATTTCGACCGCGCCTTGCAACGCGAAGGGGTGCAAACGACTATGACTCAAAGCGCGTCCGATGTCCTGGCCGCCGCCGAGCATGGTTATGACGTGGTTATTTTGGATCTTAGCATCACCCGCGAAGATCCCTTGCGCCTGGTGGCCGAGATGCGCGCGCACGAAGCCAGCCGCACCTTGCCCATGTTGATGCTATCGGACGATAGCGATCTGGGCCGCGTGGTGCGCGGTTTGGACCTGGGTGCCAGTGATTACCTGATGAAACCGGTCGACGATCATGAACTGATCGCCCGATTGCGCCTGCAGGTGCAGCAAAAACGCTATCACGAACGCCTCAGACGCGACTATACCAGCAATATGATGCTGGCCGTGGTCGATCCGCTGACCGCCGCCTTCAATCGGCGCTATTTGGAGACAACCTTGCCCCGTTTGCTGGATCGCAGCCATAACGGCAGCCATCCTTTATGTCTGTCCATCGTGGACCTGGATCATTTCAAACTGGTCAATGACCGATATGGCCATGCAGCGGGAGATGACATACTGCGTGAGTTGGTGCGCTGCCTGCAAGTGGGCTTGCGTCCCTCGGATATCGTGGCGCGTCTAGGCGGTGAAGAATTTGCCATTGTCATGCCCGGCACGACTCTGGAGCTAGGTGCCAGCGTCGTCGAGCGCCTACGTCAAAAATTGGCCGCCACGACCATCAATGTCGGCATTCCGGGAGGCATCACCGTCACCGCCAGTTTTGGCATTGCCGACAATGTGGGCGGGGCGGACATGGCCAGCTTGCTGGCCCGTGCGGATAAAGCCCTCTACCGCGCCAAAGAATCCGGTCGCAACAAGGTGGAAGTCGAGGAAACGCCTCAAGGCGTATGA
- a CDS encoding ATP-binding cassette domain-containing protein, which yields MNASSSPASTAQPRLVLSGLSKSFGPKQVLRGMDLSIKAGESLVVIGGSGTGKSVMLKCILGLLEPDDGSIKLDGEETVGLRGRAREAHVDRFGMLFQGAALFDSLPVWRNVAFRLLQGSGKRLSARQAKDLAVSKLAAVGLTPDVADMYPAELSGGMQKRVALARAIAAEPQILFFDEPTTGLDPIMADVINNLILQCVKQLGATALSITHDMTSARKIADRIAMLHEGRIIWQGPKEEIDFSGNPYVHQFIYGRAEGPIKMPVKSE from the coding sequence ATGAACGCTTCTTCCTCTCCCGCTTCCACCGCCCAGCCGCGCTTGGTGCTGTCGGGCCTTAGCAAGTCCTTTGGTCCCAAGCAGGTGCTGCGCGGCATGGACCTGTCGATCAAGGCGGGCGAGTCCTTGGTGGTCATCGGTGGCTCGGGCACGGGAAAATCGGTGATGCTGAAATGCATCTTGGGCCTGTTGGAGCCGGATGACGGTTCGATCAAGCTGGATGGCGAGGAGACGGTGGGGCTGCGCGGCCGCGCGCGCGAGGCGCATGTGGACCGCTTTGGCATGTTGTTTCAGGGGGCGGCGTTGTTCGACTCGCTGCCTGTATGGCGCAATGTGGCGTTTCGCTTGCTGCAAGGCAGCGGCAAACGTCTATCCGCGCGTCAGGCCAAAGATCTGGCCGTGTCCAAGCTGGCCGCCGTGGGCCTGACCCCGGACGTGGCCGATATGTATCCGGCGGAATTGTCGGGCGGCATGCAAAAGCGTGTGGCCCTGGCGCGCGCCATCGCCGCCGAGCCGCAGATTCTGTTTTTCGACGAGCCGACCACGGGCCTAGACCCCATCATGGCCGATGTCATCAACAACTTGATCTTACAATGCGTGAAGCAATTGGGCGCGACGGCTTTGTCCATCACCCATGACATGACCAGCGCGCGCAAGATCGCCGACCGCATCGCCATGCTGCATGAAGGGCGCATCATCTGGCAGGGGCCGAAGGAAGAGATCGATTTTTCGGGCAACCCCTATGTCCACCAGTTCATCTATGGTCGCGCCGAAGGCCCCATCAAGATGCCGGTCAAGTCGGAGTAG
- the rpmA gene encoding 50S ribosomal protein L27 — MAHKKAGGSSRNGRDTAGRRLGVKLFGGQMAEAGNILVRQRGTPYKPGLNVGVGKDHTLFAMADGHVRFSKGFAGTTVSIETA, encoded by the coding sequence ATGGCACATAAAAAAGCGGGCGGTTCATCGCGCAATGGACGCGACACGGCGGGCCGCCGTTTGGGTGTGAAGCTGTTCGGCGGTCAAATGGCCGAAGCGGGCAATATTCTGGTGCGCCAGCGCGGCACGCCGTATAAGCCCGGCCTGAATGTCGGCGTGGGCAAGGATCACACCTTGTTCGCCATGGCCGATGGCCATGTGCGCTTCAGCAAAGGCTTTGCCGGCACCACCGTCTCGATCGAGACGGCCTAA
- a CDS encoding peroxiredoxin, with the protein MPAAVKPEAQDAAAPFVGDKAPDFTLPALGAATDTVRLRDLLDHWVVLYFYPKDNTSGCTVEACDFRDSFATLKRAGALVVGVSRDSLKSHQSFQTKHDLPFILAADEDGATCQAYGVWVGKSMYGRSYMGIERSTFLIDPKGRIHHLWRKVKIPGHVQDVLEVMNKGK; encoded by the coding sequence ATGCCCGCCGCCGTCAAGCCCGAAGCCCAAGATGCCGCCGCGCCCTTTGTGGGAGATAAAGCCCCCGATTTCACATTGCCCGCTTTGGGCGCGGCGACCGATACGGTGCGACTGCGCGACCTGCTGGATCATTGGGTGGTGCTGTATTTCTACCCCAAGGACAACACATCCGGCTGCACGGTCGAAGCCTGCGATTTTCGCGACTCCTTCGCCACTCTCAAGCGCGCAGGGGCGTTGGTTGTGGGCGTGTCGCGCGATAGCCTGAAAAGCCATCAATCCTTCCAAACCAAACACGATCTGCCCTTCATCCTGGCCGCCGATGAAGACGGCGCGACCTGCCAAGCCTATGGCGTCTGGGTCGGCAAGAGCATGTATGGCCGTTCCTATATGGGGATCGAGCGCAGCACTTTCCTAATCGATCCCAAAGGCCGCATCCACCACCTCTGGCGCAAAGTCAAAATCCCCGGACATGTGCAAGACGTGTTGGAGGTGATGAATAAGGGGAAGTAA
- the rplU gene encoding 50S ribosomal protein L21, with translation MYAIVKTGGQQFKVSEGDVLRVNRRPEEPGSAVKIEEVLMLGNETGQVSVGAPVVAGASVSATVEAHTRGARILIFKKRRRQNSRRKNGHRQDYTMIKITGIQGKVA, from the coding sequence ATGTACGCCATCGTCAAAACCGGCGGTCAGCAATTCAAGGTCAGCGAAGGCGATGTCCTGCGCGTGAACCGCAGACCCGAGGAACCCGGCTCCGCCGTGAAGATTGAAGAAGTTCTGATGCTGGGCAACGAGACCGGCCAAGTCAGCGTGGGCGCGCCCGTTGTGGCCGGTGCCAGCGTGTCGGCCACGGTCGAGGCGCATACGCGCGGCGCACGCATCTTGATCTTCAAAAAGCGTCGCCGCCAGAATTCGCGTCGCAAGAACGGCCATCGCCAGGATTACACGATGATCAAGATCACCGGCATCCAAGGCAAGGTCGCTTAA
- the trpS gene encoding tryptophan--tRNA ligase — MTTQKRIVSGIRATGSGLHLGNYLGALKPWVRMQSQAQNFLFIADLHGLTTPEHAGNLATNTREIAAAYIAAGIDPAHCVLFAQSSVKQHTELGWIFSCITPMGWLNRMTQFKDKAGKHKEQAGLGLYAYPVLMAADILMYKATHVPTGDDQKQHVELARDIAGAFNRAFGTEIFPLPEPVIQGQAARVMSLRDGTKKMSKSDESDYSRINLTDDADAIALKIRKAKTDPHPLPATLAELESRPEADNLISIYAALADTSREAVLAEYAGASFSTFKEKLADLTVAQMAPITADMRRLMSDAAHLDAILSRSAELAATEAEATMRQVRAGVGLWSAGD, encoded by the coding sequence ATGACCACGCAAAAACGCATCGTTTCCGGTATTCGCGCCACGGGGTCGGGATTGCATTTGGGGAATTATCTGGGGGCCTTAAAGCCCTGGGTTCGTATGCAAAGCCAAGCGCAAAATTTCCTGTTCATCGCGGATCTACATGGCCTGACCACGCCCGAACATGCGGGAAACTTGGCGACCAATACGCGCGAAATCGCGGCGGCCTATATCGCGGCGGGGATCGACCCCGCGCACTGCGTGTTGTTCGCGCAAAGCAGCGTCAAGCAGCATACCGAGCTGGGCTGGATATTTTCCTGCATCACGCCCATGGGATGGCTGAACCGCATGACGCAGTTCAAGGACAAAGCGGGCAAACACAAAGAGCAAGCGGGGCTGGGCCTATACGCCTATCCGGTGCTGATGGCCGCCGATATCTTGATGTACAAGGCCACCCATGTGCCCACGGGCGACGATCAAAAGCAGCATGTGGAATTGGCGCGTGATATCGCGGGCGCGTTCAATCGCGCCTTCGGGACCGAGATTTTCCCCTTGCCCGAGCCGGTGATCCAGGGCCAGGCCGCGCGAGTGATGTCGCTGCGCGACGGCACCAAGAAAATGAGCAAATCGGACGAGTCCGATTATTCGCGCATCAACCTGACCGATGACGCCGATGCCATCGCCTTGAAGATCCGCAAGGCCAAGACCGATCCGCACCCGCTGCCCGCCACGCTGGCGGAGTTGGAATCGCGCCCCGAAGCCGACAATCTGATATCGATCTACGCCGCCCTTGCCGATACATCGCGCGAGGCGGTGTTGGCCGAGTATGCGGGCGCGTCTTTTTCCACCTTCAAGGAGAAACTGGCGGATCTGACCGTGGCGCAAATGGCCCCGATCACCGCCGATATGCGCCGCTTGATGTCCGATGCCGCGCATCTAGACGCCATCCTATCCCGCAGCGCCGAGCTGGCCGCCACCGAAGCCGAGGCCACGATGCGCCAAGTCCGCGCTGGCGTGGGATTGTGGTCAGCGGGGGACTGA